The following are encoded together in the Deltaproteobacteria bacterium genome:
- a CDS encoding response regulator has protein sequence MKILIIDDEILVAKSFERIFAKKHQTMVAYDGKSGLEKWIEFNPDIVILDFIMPGLNADQVIQKKPKDSHAKICLISAYIGDSETETQILKKVDLFISKPFEDIVFVSKKVLDMVGV, from the coding sequence ATGAAAATACTCATCATTGATGACGAGATCTTGGTTGCTAAGTCCTTTGAAAGGATCTTTGCAAAAAAACATCAGACCATGGTGGCCTATGATGGAAAAAGTGGACTGGAAAAATGGATCGAGTTTAATCCTGATATCGTCATTTTGGATTTCATTATGCCTGGTCTGAATGCGGATCAGGTAATTCAAAAAAAACCAAAGGATTCTCACGCTAAAATTTGTTTAATTTCAGCATATATTGGGGATTCTGAAACGGAAACACAGATTTTAAAAAAAGTTGATTTATTCATTTCCAAACCCTTTGAAGATATTGTATTCGTTTCTAAAAAAGTTCTAGATATGGTTGGAGTCTAA
- the rsmD gene encoding 16S rRNA (guanine(966)-N(2))-methyltransferase RsmD, producing MRIIAGKFKGHHLVSFQAKHIRPTTDRVKETLFNKIQFEIEGKSVLDLFSGTGSLGLEAYSRGARSVHFVDNHPKSLQILLSNIEKLKIPKTEYKVTKMESASFIKSKIQAPFDIIFIDPPFTEKMAHEVMTQLSQSHLFHESTIITIESIKQERMDDSYFPLVRYDFKDYGDKILSFFKKQI from the coding sequence GTGAGAATTATCGCAGGAAAATTTAAGGGGCATCATTTGGTTTCATTTCAAGCAAAACATATACGGCCAACTACAGACAGGGTTAAGGAAACATTATTTAATAAAATTCAATTCGAAATTGAAGGGAAAAGCGTGTTGGATTTATTTAGCGGTACAGGCAGTCTGGGATTGGAGGCCTATTCGCGTGGAGCGAGGTCCGTTCATTTTGTGGATAATCATCCTAAATCGTTACAAATTTTGCTGAGTAATATTGAGAAATTAAAAATTCCAAAAACGGAGTATAAAGTGACCAAAATGGAGAGTGCTTCTTTTATTAAAAGTAAAATTCAAGCTCCTTTTGATATTATATTTATAGACCCTCCATTTACTGAAAAAATGGCCCATGAAGTAATGACTCAATTATCCCAAAGTCACTTGTTTCATGAGTCCACAATTATCACCATAGAGTCCATTAAACAGGAACGTATGGATGACTCCTATTTTCCGCTCGTTCGCTACGATTTTAAAGATTATGGTGATAAAATCCTTTCTTTTTTTAAAAAACAAATATAA
- the coaD gene encoding pantetheine-phosphate adenylyltransferase, giving the protein MNSRVIYPGSFDPITMGHVDIITRLSKTFEEVVVLVANNAQKEFLFNAQERKDLILQALKGQKNISVDIFDGLTVDYMKKHKIDKIVRGLRAIVDFEYEMIMANINRKLDPEIETLLVFASPEYYYISSRSVKEVAMNGGALKDFIPGCVTKPLLDKLKVIKKKK; this is encoded by the coding sequence ATAAACAGTAGAGTGATTTATCCCGGAAGCTTTGATCCCATTACGATGGGTCATGTGGATATCATCACCAGACTATCAAAAACATTCGAAGAAGTTGTTGTTCTTGTAGCAAATAATGCGCAGAAGGAATTTTTATTTAATGCTCAGGAACGAAAAGATTTAATTTTACAAGCTTTGAAAGGGCAAAAAAATATTTCCGTTGATATATTTGACGGCCTAACCGTTGATTATATGAAAAAGCATAAAATTGATAAAATCGTTAGGGGCTTAAGAGCGATCGTTGATTTTGAGTATGAAATGATCATGGCAAACATCAACAGAAAATTGGATCCAGAAATTGAAACTCTTCTGGTTTTTGCCAGTCCTGAATATTATTATATCAGTTCGCGGAGCGTGAAGGAAGTGGCTATGAATGGCGGAGCCTTGAAGGATTTTATTCCTGGGTGTGTAACCAAACCATTACTAGACAAATTAAAAGTAATTAAAAAAAAGAAATGA
- a CDS encoding pyridoxal phosphate-dependent aminotransferase, translating into MLSKRALNLKPSPTLSLVAKAKELQAKGFDVISLTVGEPDWNTFASPSNAGIAAIQNNITKYTPANGTIELRKKIAEKAKVEIGLEYAPTQVTVGSGAKFIIFAALQMICNPGDEVIIHSPYWVSYPTMVELADGVPRIILCEEKEGYKLTPEKLEQAINPKTKAFLFCSPSNPTGLMYTKEELQAFAEVFRRHPQVIIISDDIYNSLVFDPKNRVNNVAPHILHVAPDLKERVIMINGGSKAYSMTGWRIGWALGPQKVITAMADYQSQSTGSASSISQHAALAALTDCSKDIEAVNVKLAQRKNLALQEFKRIPQFIISEPQGAFYLWVNVKSLFGKKFENTYIENDKMVGDILLEKFYVATVPGIECGNQGYLRLSFATTEEKMKLAVDRMVQFVGQLTS; encoded by the coding sequence ATGTTGTCAAAAAGAGCTTTGAATTTAAAACCATCTCCGACCTTATCTTTAGTTGCGAAGGCCAAAGAGCTTCAAGCTAAAGGTTTTGATGTTATTTCTTTAACCGTAGGAGAGCCTGATTGGAATACCTTTGCCTCTCCTTCGAATGCAGGCATCGCGGCCATTCAAAATAATATCACTAAATACACCCCTGCGAATGGAACCATCGAACTAAGAAAAAAAATTGCAGAAAAAGCAAAAGTTGAAATAGGATTAGAGTATGCTCCAACTCAAGTAACCGTAGGATCTGGAGCTAAGTTTATTATTTTTGCAGCATTGCAAATGATTTGTAATCCTGGCGACGAAGTCATCATTCACTCCCCCTACTGGGTTAGTTATCCCACCATGGTAGAGCTTGCGGATGGTGTGCCTCGGATCATTCTTTGCGAAGAAAAGGAGGGCTACAAATTAACTCCCGAAAAGTTAGAGCAAGCTATTAATCCTAAAACCAAAGCCTTCTTATTTTGTTCACCGAGTAATCCAACAGGCTTGATGTACACTAAGGAAGAGCTTCAAGCTTTTGCCGAAGTTTTCAGAAGACACCCTCAGGTGATCATTATTAGTGATGATATCTATAACAGTCTTGTTTTTGATCCTAAGAATCGTGTGAACAATGTGGCCCCTCATATTCTGCATGTGGCTCCTGATTTAAAAGAAAGAGTTATCATGATCAATGGAGGTTCTAAAGCCTATTCCATGACAGGATGGCGGATTGGATGGGCCTTGGGGCCTCAAAAAGTAATTACAGCTATGGCAGATTACCAATCTCAATCTACGGGTTCTGCCTCTAGTATTTCTCAGCATGCCGCTTTGGCGGCTCTTACAGATTGTTCAAAGGATATCGAGGCTGTTAATGTAAAATTAGCTCAAAGAAAAAATTTAGCACTCCAGGAATTTAAAAGAATCCCTCAATTTATTATCAGTGAGCCTCAAGGGGCCTTTTATTTATGGGTGAATGTTAAATCTTTATTTGGAAAAAAATTTGAAAATACCTATATCGAAAATGATAAAATGGTAGGTGATATCCTCTTAGAAAAATTCTATGTAGCAACGGTACCAGGTATCGAGTGCGGTAATCAGGGGTATTTAAGATTGAGCTTTGCAACCACCGAAGAAAAAATGAAATTAGCGGTGGACCGTATGGTTCAATTCGTTGGCCAGCTCACATCTTGA
- a CDS encoding DUF2802 domain-containing protein yields MFGALYFLWIRMHKTPEDDPRLTKGLQLLQSKIAVLEDLSDRTETQVNQLTALMENKIKEIQGKIMDAERTASLVESKIQKSMEVAKIFQDKIPHKEILDRQYTIKYVKAAKLANQGLSIDEISNQVDLTPAEINLILKLNKNQLMFSEAELPDWVSSDSQQESANYQKSQWLDFEKTFEVPKVDQQNLKKLGDQFKEALAKSEINKVLNSQETLPKLELNNISVSQEALNQKGKRVSVKPFEFKRIESAIN; encoded by the coding sequence ATGTTTGGGGCTCTATATTTCTTATGGATTAGAATGCATAAAACCCCTGAAGATGACCCAAGGTTAACAAAGGGTTTACAACTTCTTCAAAGTAAAATTGCTGTGTTAGAAGATCTTTCTGATAGAACGGAAACTCAGGTCAATCAATTAACTGCGTTAATGGAAAACAAAATAAAGGAAATACAAGGAAAAATTATGGATGCTGAAAGAACAGCTAGCCTTGTGGAAAGCAAAATTCAAAAAAGCATGGAAGTGGCAAAAATTTTTCAAGATAAAATTCCTCACAAAGAAATTTTAGACCGACAATATACCATCAAGTATGTCAAAGCTGCTAAGTTGGCAAATCAGGGTCTTTCTATAGATGAAATTTCAAACCAAGTTGACTTAACTCCTGCAGAAATTAATCTCATTTTAAAATTAAATAAAAATCAGCTGATGTTTTCAGAAGCGGAGCTGCCAGATTGGGTTTCGTCAGATTCACAGCAGGAATCAGCTAATTATCAAAAATCCCAGTGGCTTGATTTCGAAAAAACATTTGAGGTGCCGAAGGTAGATCAACAAAATCTAAAAAAACTAGGAGATCAGTTTAAAGAGGCTTTAGCTAAATCAGAGATTAATAAAGTTTTAAATTCTCAAGAAACTTTGCCTAAATTAGAATTAAATAATATTTCAGTTTCTCAAGAAGCCTTAAACCAAAAAGGAAAAAGAGTATCAGTCAAACCTTTTGAATTTAAAAGAATTGAATCTGCGATAAATTAA
- a CDS encoding PilZ domain-containing protein: MKRKPWPLIIIALLHVLSPIGNIIANSFLAKISILLYIKALLTPNELLRTTIFLLIPVVGGFLIYLCKKWSYYLYLLIMIIPFLYSYYSWQSQPNQNLGIYLISFYLINIIVVGYFVLPQVRVVYFDPRLRWWETKPRYAAEFETEVKWIDQKTKGEIKNISESGIFLQTSLELNQNARVEISFKFNNRLHHFLGEVIYTNANVTPKGYGLSLALNEKDSEDLRKLIRDLSEQGSLITSRAPSVEDSFGFWLSRLIHFKKGLLPESGKKTNKPV; the protein is encoded by the coding sequence ATGAAAAGAAAACCATGGCCATTAATCATCATAGCACTTCTGCATGTTCTATCCCCCATTGGGAATATTATTGCTAATTCTTTTTTAGCTAAAATATCTATACTCCTCTACATCAAGGCTCTACTTACACCCAATGAGCTTCTTCGAACGACCATTTTTCTGCTTATTCCAGTGGTAGGTGGCTTCCTAATATATTTGTGCAAAAAATGGAGTTACTATCTTTATCTTTTAATTATGATAATCCCTTTTTTATATAGTTACTATTCTTGGCAAAGCCAACCTAATCAGAATTTAGGAATCTATCTGATCTCTTTTTACCTCATAAATATAATTGTTGTTGGATACTTTGTACTTCCTCAAGTAAGAGTTGTCTATTTTGACCCTCGCCTGCGCTGGTGGGAAACTAAACCCAGATATGCAGCAGAATTTGAGACTGAGGTAAAGTGGATTGATCAAAAAACTAAAGGAGAAATTAAAAACATTTCTGAATCAGGTATATTCTTACAAACAAGCTTAGAACTAAATCAGAATGCTCGAGTTGAAATTAGTTTTAAATTCAATAATCGTCTTCACCATTTTTTAGGAGAAGTCATTTACACGAATGCCAACGTAACTCCTAAGGGATATGGACTGAGTTTGGCTCTAAACGAAAAAGACAGTGAGGACTTAAGAAAATTGATTCGTGATTTAAGCGAGCAAGGAAGTCTGATAACTTCTAGAGCTCCTTCTGTAGAAGATTCTTTTGGATTTTGGTTAAGCCGTCTAATTCATTTTAAAAAGGGACTTCTTCCAGAATCTGGAAAAAAAACAAATAAACCCGTCTAG
- a CDS encoding ABC transporter ATP-binding protein, whose amino-acid sequence MRLILKVENLFVNYGAIQAIKGISFEIAKGEIVSLIGANGAGKTTTLRAISGIVESSGSIFLNGTNLGHIPAHARVKLGLAQSPEGRGIFPQMTVKENLQLGSYSRSDKAQISKDEQHCFDLFPRLKERLNQLAGTLSGGEQQMLSISRAIMCKPELLLLDEPSLGLAPIIVSQIFQIIKNLNAQGMTVLLVEQNAKQALSISNRAYVLETGNITLQGTGKELLNNDEVRKSYLGV is encoded by the coding sequence ATTAGATTGATCCTTAAAGTCGAAAATTTATTTGTAAATTATGGAGCTATCCAGGCGATAAAGGGTATTTCTTTCGAAATTGCAAAGGGTGAAATTGTTTCTTTAATTGGTGCCAATGGCGCAGGAAAAACCACAACACTCAGAGCGATTTCTGGGATTGTTGAATCCTCTGGTTCTATTTTTTTGAATGGTACTAATTTAGGTCATATTCCCGCCCATGCCCGAGTCAAATTAGGCCTCGCGCAGTCTCCAGAAGGAAGAGGAATCTTTCCACAAATGACGGTGAAAGAAAACTTACAACTAGGCAGCTACTCACGATCTGACAAAGCTCAAATCTCCAAAGATGAACAGCATTGTTTTGACCTTTTCCCAAGACTCAAGGAAAGACTTAATCAATTAGCCGGAACTTTATCTGGTGGAGAGCAGCAAATGTTGTCTATCTCTAGAGCCATCATGTGCAAACCTGAATTATTACTTTTGGATGAGCCTTCCCTTGGCTTGGCTCCTATTATCGTGAGCCAGATTTTTCAGATTATAAAAAATCTAAATGCGCAAGGCATGACGGTTTTACTTGTGGAACAAAATGCCAAACAAGCTCTGAGTATTTCAAACCGTGCCTATGTTCTTGAAACAGGAAATATAACTCTCCAAGGAACTGGCAAGGAACTTCTGAACAATGATGAAGTCAGAAAGTCCTATCTAGGAGTTTAA
- a CDS encoding ABC transporter ATP-binding protein, producing the protein MTKPLLDVQNITMQFGGLKAVDNFSMQISKGQLAGLIGPNGAGKTTVFNMLTGVYQPTHGQVVFRDHVLNGLKPYQISNKGLTRTFQNIRLFKNLSVLENVLIAGHQHVEYSWWDAIALNQLFLKEEKTLTNKGKEILSIFGLINKIDEKASSLPYGEQRKLEIVRALMTHPEMILLDEPAAGMNHSETHSLMELIAKIRKDFNLTVLLIEHDMKLVMGICETIFVLDHGVKIEEGIPTKIQSSQKVIEAYLGVDNE; encoded by the coding sequence ATGACAAAACCACTCCTTGATGTACAAAATATAACCATGCAATTTGGGGGGTTAAAAGCTGTTGATAATTTCTCAATGCAAATTTCTAAAGGCCAATTAGCTGGTTTAATTGGTCCTAACGGTGCTGGAAAAACCACTGTTTTTAATATGCTCACCGGGGTCTATCAGCCCACTCATGGACAAGTTGTTTTTAGAGATCACGTTTTGAACGGATTAAAACCCTATCAAATTTCTAATAAAGGTTTGACGAGGACCTTTCAAAATATCAGATTGTTTAAAAACTTAAGTGTACTTGAAAATGTGTTGATCGCAGGTCATCAACATGTCGAATATAGTTGGTGGGATGCCATCGCTTTAAATCAACTTTTCTTAAAAGAAGAAAAAACCCTTACCAACAAAGGGAAGGAAATTTTAAGCATTTTTGGTCTCATAAATAAAATAGATGAAAAAGCATCAAGCCTTCCCTACGGAGAACAAAGAAAACTTGAAATTGTTAGGGCCCTCATGACCCATCCTGAAATGATTTTACTTGATGAACCGGCTGCTGGCATGAATCACTCTGAAACCCATTCTTTGATGGAACTCATTGCTAAAATCAGAAAAGATTTTAATTTAACCGTTTTATTAATTGAACATGATATGAAATTAGTAATGGGCATTTGTGAAACCATCTTTGTTCTGGATCACGGCGTGAAAATCGAAGAAGGTATTCCAACTAAAATTCAGTCCTCACAAAAAGTTATTGAAGCCTACCTGGGTGTTGACAACGAATAG
- a CDS encoding branched-chain amino acid ABC transporter permease encodes MNALKTPILSAFIIILVASTLGLLTNSYIQLVLLFLFVNSIMGMSLNLINGYTGQFSLGHAGFVAIGAYFTAILTTKLPFPEGILGLPVAILISLGSGLCAGLVGYFVGLPSLRLKGDYLAIVTLGFGEIIRVSLNNITFFGGSIGISSIPSLPELNLGGFIIDKFVISLIFATFWALLCFFVIWRLLKSSHGRGFLSVREDEIAAEAMGINTTQMKVQAFVVSSFFAGIAGSLYAHFTNYVSPASFTFLMSIDAVIMVVLGGMGSMTGCLASAFFITLLPEILRSLKEFTGGVDLRMVIYSLALIFIMILRPQGLFGEKEIFHLWRKNDKTTP; translated from the coding sequence ATATTCAATTAGTGCTACTTTTTCTGTTTGTGAACTCAATCATGGGAATGAGTCTCAACTTGATTAATGGCTATACAGGACAGTTCTCATTAGGACATGCAGGCTTCGTCGCCATCGGTGCTTATTTCACTGCCATTCTGACAACAAAATTACCTTTTCCTGAGGGAATTTTAGGTCTTCCTGTGGCCATTTTAATTTCTCTTGGAAGCGGACTTTGTGCAGGATTGGTTGGATATTTCGTCGGTTTACCCTCTCTCCGGTTGAAGGGAGATTACCTAGCCATAGTCACCTTAGGTTTTGGCGAAATCATCCGTGTGAGTTTAAATAATATTACTTTCTTCGGTGGGTCCATTGGTATTTCTTCGATCCCTTCATTGCCTGAGTTAAATTTGGGTGGCTTTATCATTGATAAGTTCGTCATCTCTTTAATTTTTGCTACTTTCTGGGCTCTGCTTTGCTTTTTTGTTATTTGGAGATTATTAAAATCCAGCCATGGCAGAGGGTTCTTGAGTGTCCGTGAAGATGAAATTGCAGCAGAAGCTATGGGAATTAATACAACACAAATGAAAGTCCAAGCCTTTGTGGTTTCCAGTTTTTTTGCAGGCATCGCCGGCTCTTTATATGCTCATTTCACAAATTATGTAAGCCCGGCAAGTTTTACCTTTCTCATGAGTATTGATGCCGTCATCATGGTCGTTCTTGGCGGAATGGGCAGCATGACGGGCTGCTTAGCTTCCGCATTTTTCATCACCCTCCTTCCTGAAATCTTGCGTTCTCTAAAAGAATTTACCGGAGGAGTAGACCTTCGTATGGTCATTTATTCTCTTGCGCTTATTTTTATTATGATATTAAGACCCCAAGGCTTATTTGGAGAGAAAGAAATATTTCATTTGTGGAGAAAAAATGACAAAACCACTCCTTGA